In the Primulina tabacum isolate GXHZ01 chromosome 7, ASM2559414v2, whole genome shotgun sequence genome, CTCAGAGgtgctgctggatttccaataaccaaagatggaagatgtgattttctccaaataaaagggtttaaagggatttcttcctggtttgatatATTTGGATTGATCTCAGCTGAACCAGTAGCAGGTTATGGAGTGTCTGCTGCTGGTACTGGTAAATCTAATGTCTGTACTTCTGGTTCCACTattggaatgtctggttctggattttgaacgtCTTTGATTCTTGGTTCTTTATCTTCTTCACTATCTGGTTCCAAATGAATcatgtctaacctgttactcaaatttgacatattagaaatttcaggagcactgctgtcttcatcgaagacaacatgaacagattcttcaacattgagagttctattgttgaagATTCTGAAAGCTTTGCTTACTACTGAATAACCGAGAAaaagtccagcatctgattttgaatcaaatgcagataaGTAGTTTTTACCGTTGTTGAGCACAAAGCATTTACAACCAAACACATGGAAataagatacattaggcttactcccttttcatatctcataaggagtctgattatgccttttgttgatcattatTCTATTTTgtgtgtaacatgcagtgttgattgcttctgcccagaagcgttgagagatgtctgcatctgctagcattgttctagcagcttctttaagagttctgtttctcctctcagctactccgttcTGTTGAGGCGTtgtggcagctgaatattcatgatgaatgccctgttcatctaagtacaactcaagaattttgttagtgaactcagtaccccgatcacttctgattttaataatAGAAGacgatttttcattttgaatctttttcagaagcttgatcaggaggttactggtttgatcttttccagcaagaaatattacccaagtgaatctagaaaaatcatcaataacaacaagggtgtatttcattccccctaagctcatgataggaaTCAGGACCAAAAAAGTCCATATGCAGTAATTCCGAACACCTAGAAGTAGATTTACTATCTTTGTTCTTGAAGCTGGATCTGATCTGTTTCCCAAACTGACATGCAGAACAgacatgattcttaacgaaattaatatcaggcaaaccatcaactatgttctacttcttgagattattgattgatttgaaattcaggtgattcaatctcttgtgccagagccaatgCTTATCAGTAAGAgaagcaactaaacatgtaggagcagtagcatgatctaagttccatgagactttgtaggtgttgccctccctctttccagttaatacagtagactcagcagaatctttaactgtgcatatgtgcttctgaaaagctacagaataaccattatcacacagttgactaatgctaatcaaattataacagAGATTTTCAACCAGTAGTGCATCATTgatagttatgttaccatggataatcttatcccttacccacggttttaccttttgagttgtccccaaaagttatctttggtccagtacaactcattacttctgatagcaggtttttctgtccagtcatgtgtctggaacatccactgtccagtaCATGTAGAGCTGCTTACTTTAGCTTTCTTCACCTGTTCctacaaacacaaattttagtatctggtacccaatctacttgggatccaagccttattagtccttaggaacccacatttgtacaattttcgatgattttgtacttcgggtatccatagaGGTGTGTGCAGCAGAGgatctgttatttctaacagtatGCATATTGGGATGTTGTTTTTCCCTTCTGTTTGTGTTGTCTGGCCTGTATCTCTTTTGAATAGgtttagaattatagtactggtagtttttaaccttcataggaggttgtcctcttgagttgaatcctctactggatccagcatTCTGGTGAACTTTctccttaggttcaacatagcccagaccataatgctttctTTTTTGTTCGTCTGATTTTCACTTCTTTCAACCtgaacagttggtacttctggttcatataccacactggatttaacaaaacAAATGTATTTTGCTTTGCTTGTATTCAGTTCTGGCTGagtacttgtttcagaagtgctttcaatattgctgaatccgagaccactcctaatccggattgcttctgcaattcttgaATCTTTTCTAATGAAATAGACGACTTATTCCATGCATTACCAGAACATATATCTTCTGATTTTCAGATCTcattgtctggtaatctgcatttactctttcattctTAGTTCTTaacttacttatctcaacttttaaatcattgcagctattctcttgtaaacaagtgaacttactgacttgatcttttaagttttgattttcagtcttaacttcctcgaatgattgagaaagtctcgagtactcttccaccatgtcatgcagtgctttaatcaaatcagttcgtataaattcatcagagtcaaagtcaaatacctcttcAGATGGCGAGTTTGGTTCAACATCCGCCataagacatttgatctcttctgcattactttcactggaatgactttctgagtcagatgACTCAGAACTGGAATCCACCCATTTAGActtgctttcttcagcaatcatcgctttgcggtctcttctgaacttcttgtcattccttttgtattctttcttcttctgatcatctttcttgggctttggacagtcagcaataaagtgactaatctttccacagttgaagcacgccatatcaccaggtggtgaatccttcttgaagttccgaTTATGATTTTGgtaagctcggtgattcttcttcatgaacttggagaactttttcacaaagagagacatagcatcattgctgatcttttcagcagtcttttcagaagtaCTCTCAATGAAGGTAGCAGATACTGCTTGTGGGATgactacagcagcagcagtagtagaagtagtagcagcagtagcagcaagagcTTTGGTTGGCAGATTTGTTGAGGactcttctccgcttctcacttctagctcgaactcataggcttttaaatcaggcgaacaagtcatgtagctccaacttgtttagatctttagagactctcatagaCATTATTTTGACGTCCTATTCTCtaggtaaagctctcatcaccttgagtgctatttctctgttgctatGATCTTTACCaagagctgctagttcattaaccaggctgctgaaacgttcatcaaactcatttagagtttcaccagccttcattttcagattttcaaacttctgcattgctacagacagtttgttttcctatgtctgctcatttccttcacatatttgaatgagcttttcccagatttctttcgcggtagaacacatcttgattttactgaaggtgttcttatcaagagttttataGAGAATATCCTTCGCGACATTGTCGAGATTagctttcttcttatcttcgccagtccattcgtttcttggtttttcaaccatttgtggtgcaccttcagtaacagcaatagctgTATTTGACTTTATGATCTTTAATGGGccgtctgtgatgacataccacatatcatcatcttggggtgcaagatgagcttgcatccggatctttcagtcatcaaaatcttccttCGAGTACATGAGAACCTTGCTAAAATGTGCCATAACTGTTGCAAATTTTTGGAACAAGATAAATCTGCTCTggtaccacttgttggggatcgatgtagagtctagagggggggtgaataaactcttttctttactgatatatttttgcaaagggtgctagaatcctgttaaagATTGTAGCTGTTCTTGTTCAAGATTCCGTCCAGcatatcacaataataagtgcggaaaacaaTCCGATGGAGTAGGGTGAAAAACAGTAACAGCAGTAGGTAATagaacagtagttgtttctggaagttcgaagataaaatcttctacgtctccccttctgctgtttccagaaggtatcactaaaagactttggattttacagtacaacacttatacgcacccacttcagtagggcttatcttttgcctactgaaactcttagtaactcaacacaatatGATTCAATATAACAAGGTTCTGAAAAGACTATTTTTCAGTTTACAGAATCTTCTACGAAATATAGTAAAGTGTTTTGCTTGAAGACATGAAGAAatagcagtacaaaatgatctccaaagatcagatataatatgaagcgtgtactgcttttctgcaaTTTTGAGCTTAGAAGATGATGATTGATTCGCGGTTGCTCAATGTAGCATTGGATAGATAAAGTGATCAGCGTTGTTCTTCAAAATggttttgatccatatatatagataacttaaatccaacgtctataatcaaaacagcttctttgacttctgatgaAATCAGCTTTATTGCCTGAAAAGGGTCCTGCAAAAGGTCTTCAGAGCAATTAGTCTGGTTTCATACTAAAACTGGTAAAGTGTAATAAATAACTTCGTATAGCATTAATGTTGCAATAAATACTCGTACTcgataaagtaacggtaacatttaatagcACAGAAGACGTTAAGTTACTCTAACTTCAGACTTGGTTCTGCTTCTGGTTAGTCCTGGTTTTATATTGCCTACTGATTTTAACTAACAGCCTGCTGGTTTTGATTCTTATCGCCACAATTAAGTTAAGTCTAACATAGTTTATAACAAATCgttgctaattagcgacagtttaacaTACCGTCGCTACAATTCGCAACAGGTTTTTCATAAAgttcgtcgctaattttagcgacggtttttcatgaTGTTCGTCGCTAAgttttcagtaaaataaaaaaatttacttttaataatttaataaatctaaaaaaattacaatctgactatgctaacaatattcataatctctaacacttaaaaatttaccaaaaattgaAACGAAAAAATTTATCCTAAATCTAAACTAAAATCgtctaagagagaaaaattttaaatgttgtgAAGTgttgtggaagaaaatggaccgaaaacgcgatatttatagaaaatttgCGACAGTTAAGCAATAACTGTCGCTAgtaaacaaccgtcgctaatttaatattgcgacggttttgcttacaaccgtcgctatatttagcgacggtttcagtaaaaccgtcgctaatttaaaaattacgaCGGTTTTACGGATTTAAAACCGTCCctaaatgtagcgacggttttaagcAAAACCGttaaatccgtcgctaaatatagcgacagTATTAAGCAAAACCATCgtcatttttaaattagcgacggtttcagaAATATAGCGACAATTGAAAAAAAGAACCGTTCTTATTtgccaaaaaaacacgctaatcgaTGACGATTTTCTAAAATCGACGCTCATTGACCCTCCAAAAAATGCTAAAAGACAGCGGTTTTCTAAAAACTattgtcttttgcttaaaaaaacgCACATACAACAATGAttttagtgaaaaccgttgttaaaaagcatagacaacggttttagtgtaCTATTACAATTGTTgtcaataataattaataatattagttatataattataattatattaataataattaatatttattattgttactattattacatgattatatatatatatatatatatatatatatatatatatatattgcgtTATACTTATTCCGTTTTGATAATTATCATAACAAAAAAGATCTTATAATACAAAACACATCAATATCTTAAAACTTCATTGTCTTATTTTATCAACACACTTTAAtaacttatttttaaaataatatcataCATTTTATAAGACATGAATTTATAAGCTGTTTTAAATAAATATCGCCAAAACACCCTCTTAATCTCACTCATGGTGCTTTCTTGGGCATCAATGCTATTCATCTCTTTTCTCTTTGTCACATTTGATTTTCAAAACATTCATAATTATTTTTCCAATGTTTCAACATGATAtctcattatatatatttagttAGTTTACCTAGTTTAAATTCTtgtttgtaataaaaaaataattgttaATTATAAGTTTGAATTTATAAATGACCTCGATGACTATGACATGATCTTTACACATCATTCACAACGTCAAGTAAATCAATATAATTTCTTTATTTGATAGccaatatgaaaaataaaataaatttgatcacaagataataatttctttttatcataattttagTAGGTGGCttttgagacgatctcacgtatTTTTATCTGTTAAACTAATCAACATTGTTCATTGTGAGATAGATCAATCATGCTTataattacaataataaataatatttttgatataaatttttcatGTGTTTAAATGGTTAAATGCCGTCTGCTCTAAAGAAAGCACAAATTGGTACAACAATACGATTGTATACAATATAGACTCCGCGCGATAAAATGGCGTACACAATAACGGTAAACAAATAAACTGGAAAATAATGCCTGCATGCTCTCTCGAATGAAATATGAGGTTAAAATGAATGAGTTTACAGTAAAACAAGAATATAATTCAATTGTTGACTTGCCATGCTGATGCTAGCATTATTGGTCTCCCTTTCCATCCAAGCTGCAGGAAGCCCTTCTCACTTCCCACGGTATAACCATCACACCCATAATCAGATACCAGCAATTTAGCTTGGTTCAAACACTTCAATCCCACCACTTGAAAACCGGCACGACCGAGTTGCCGTCGCCATTGATCTGCCCTTTCATGCCTCTCAATCCTGTTAGAGCCTTCATAGGCTACAACATTTCGGATTTCCTCTGCGAAGTGAAATTCTTCGATCATGATCCTTTGTGGGCTACTTCTTGGGTAGCTGGCCTCGAGGGAATCAAATATGGCTGAATAGTAGTGAAGAGATTCCAAAAATCTTCCAAGAAAGAAAGGTCCATTGTGGTTGGCATCTTGCTCAACCACAGTGAGGAGGGCTGGATTCAGTTTCTTGATTGATTGAAGAATGGTTTTCAAAGACCCTCTACTTTCCTTAACATGCTTGTGTAAGTGCATCATGGCGTTCACAAACAAGGCCTCGCCTTCTCTTAGTTCGAGTTTTTCTCGAGTCAACGACGATATCGACACTTTCTCTGCCAGCAAATGGTACTCAAGGCAAATGCCAAGAGAATTGGCTTCTTCACAAAGTCCCTTCATACTATTTTCAAGATCCATCGGGTCTTCATCCCCAATGATCCCCGTTATTCTGATAAATTTCGGGCCGCCTTCGCTTCGACGTGCCAAAGTTCTCACCAAAGAAGGCCATTGGAGATTATGCTCAATCCCTAGATCAACAATGTGCAAAGAGTCTTTTCCTATCGCTGCTTGAGATATAGCATCATTCGCAGCCAAGAAACCAAAACCGATATAAGGAGTCATTAGGTGTAACAAAGAAAAAGCGTCACTCTTTTCCTCTCTTGTAATCAAGGACACCTCACCAATTACACTCGTGAATGAACCATTCGGGTTAACCTTCTGCAAAAAAGATAGCCTAGAACTCAATCCCTTTGCAAAATAGTGTGAGACTCTCTGCAGAGAATCTCCCCAAGGATTAACACAAGGCCAAATCTGTGCTAATATCGAAATCGCTAGTTGCGTGTCCCTACACCCCACGGCCTCGGCACATGCTAATAGCAAATGCACCAGTTGTAGTCCTTGATCCACTCCATCTGTCATCTCATATCCTGCACTCTCACAAGGCACGAAAAGCCCGTAATCTTTGGTCTCATCTTCTTCAACCATCAGTGGAACATCTGCCTCATAACAAAAATCATCAAGAATGGAAAACTGTAAGGGACTCTCTTCTTGGAATCCACCAAAAATGTCATTTCCTCCATCTGAGGACTTGTTGGCATTATCTCTTTCGAAGCATTCGACGTTAAAGAAAGTGTCGACGATTTCCTCCACCTCAGTTGGTGGCAATTCAATCACTCCATCCATACAAGTAGGCCACATATCCATCTCTTCATCTTGTGATATTCCTCCCCACTCTTCTCCTTGTTCTTGCTCAACTCGAGCAGGGCAAAACTGCCGAATAGCCGAATCTTGATCAAAATTTTCCAATGTAGGAAAATATTGCCATCCATTCATCATGGCTAGCTACCTATGATTAAGTCTTCTCTTTAGTATGATGCTGATTTAAGGTTGCTATGGCTTGCACACTTTTAAAACTATCTCGGACGAGTATATTCTCTTCGGTTGAGGTGAAAGACTATGGAGGACAAGTTGAGGTCTTATGTTTTAAATAGTAATTGCATGTCGagtttttatattaaataattttttaaataaataagatTAATTTGCATACACACACAAAAGACTGAAGCatcttattttataaaattatttgagTTTGATCCATAAATTATAAGACAGACTTATATGCATTGTCAAAATTGAGTTGTATTTTATTGTGAAAGAccaaatattaatatattttgtttaaaaaaaatgggaGAATTAGTAACTTATTTTGAGTTAAATCAATTTTATTTTGTCTTGAAAACAATTTGTCCTAATTAATCTCCGGAAATAAATGAAAgtcttttgaaagaaaacgtTAACTTGACAGATTCCAATTCGAAGAATTATTCCTCAATGTTTATATCTAAGCAACAACAATTGTTGTTGATTAAGTTATTATATTTCCATTCATTAGTTAAACCAAAAAGAGTTAGGTgacaaaattcaaatattacaaTAGAAGCTACAACAACAAATATATTGTCAGGAAAACAGCAGAGACGTGGTGTTTGGATTAGTATACGGACTTGATTCTATGTACTATAATCACCAAATGTAGGTTTTTGTAAAACGAAAAATGTTTGAATTTTAATGGACGTGAATTTCGGTAAGAGTAACGTCGGCATACATATCCTTAATTTTTGCGAATGACGACGAATAAAAATAATAAGGATTCCGGAAATGGCAATGGAGTTGAAATGAAAGAGACATTAGCCGGCCTTGAATGAGAGAGGCAATTGGTGTATGAGGAATTTTGGAATAAAAAGCAAATTAGTTTGCATGAAATAGTGGTTCATGTGTTTGTCAATTTGTCACAACCATCCAAGGTCGGCCAACAAGAAATGAGACAACATTGGTTGGCCTATGCTTGACAAACTCCATATTGGCTAGCTGGATTTCTTTTACTTTTTTTCcttgtatatttatatttatatacctATAAAGAtttcttttagtttttttacttatatatttatataccaTATGAGTTTGATTTGTGAATTTACTTAGTTATCGACTTTTCTCATTAttacttaattaatattttatttatttattttgataacTTTTCGATTTTCTGATTTAATTACCTAAttaactaatttatttaattgatatattaCTTTGATTTCTTTTTTCCCACTATTACTTtataattgatatttttttaaatttaattgatacATAACTATACGTTCTTTCAAATAAGAAGTCGAATACTATTGAGTTTTTTTGCTTATTTTTTTTACAGTGCATTCATTCACATGAAAAAGTGGATAACTATTACTATTTTTTAAACCAACAATATTTTTCCTAGGttttataacaaaaaaaattaacatttaattttttaaacttcaagttaaataaacatataaatttgtGGTTAGTAATTCGAACTTAATTTTTCTTAAAGTTCAAGTTATATGAATATATAGATTTGTGGTTAATgttttttaaacatataatatatttctatttttataACAAAAAATGGTTTTGtgcttaatatttttaaattaaagttaAATGAATATATAAATTTGTCGTTATTCCATTTATGTTTATCTATAATACTCATACATATATTGTTAATTATCTATTATTTGATTTTCATATGGTTTCAATCTATAAATTtagattaaataaatatttgtggATGTTGGTGCTTTATTGtatttgaaataattgtgaGGTCATGTATGAATAATTTTAGTTCtttattttttgtaataatcataatataataataacataTTGTGATTCGTCGACTTATTAAGATGGACATAATCATATAATGTTGCTCTACCATTTGTTAATTTGATTGATTTATATATGATTAATATATGTTCTTAGTTTCTTGAACTTCaagttaaataaatatataaatttgtgTTTAGAGATTCAGacttaattttttaaactttaagttaaataaaattaattatttaattaatagattGAAATAACACTATGCATTTTTTCCCTACTTTTAGTTAATAGTTgatagattttttaaaattttatttatttatttaattgataatattgggatcgggaaagagtttagaggggggatGAATATACTTCTTAGAAATATTtgcttttaaaatatattttcaaacgtttttaggcggttgaattttttttatctcgaactgttagaaatatgaaccacttgaaaagtgcgAAAACGGTTCAAAATTTCTAATGATAGCTTTAATCTGTTGGCACGATTGTTAACAAGAAACGGTTTGAAATGTAAGTGCTCGCGGAAAGTAaagacacaagatttttatgggtgttcggagataaaactctcacgtcaccccttcttcctctttaGAAAATATTCCACTAAAAGGctttggctttacaaacttattgcaacagcccactccaatcaggacttatcacactgcctgttttggaactTTTAATGATTaatttacacttctggattttaACAACTCTCGGTTCACCATACAACACAATCAATCAAATGATCAAAATGTTACTAATAGGAGAGAACACTAAGTTTTGAGTAGCACGAAGTTGATCCTCGAATGATCAGATATCTTTATATAAATAGCGTGCTTGATGAGCGATGAAGTATTTAAACTTTTTGAGCGCTCAGATCTTTGAGTATCCAAGCTTTAGTAGATTGGAAATAGCGTGGTTGAAAAGCTTAATTTTTCGAACTCTTTTTCTGCATTCTTCAACTATGCTTATATAAGCTATCATCCCAATGGTTGGAAAAGATAAATAATGTAAACCTTTAACGCTAGAATGATGTGTCACTATCAGCTGCAACTTCATTAAATTTTCTTCAGCAAACatttaatgttctctttgctTGTGCGGCTTTGAGTCTCGTTCTTCGGAGAGGTCAGATTTCATGGATTGAAAAGCTTCATTTAGATCAAATTGCTTCCGATCAAGAGCAAGAATCGATTAATCCATAGTGTTCATTCTGTCCAATACCTCCTTGTGTTTGTCTTCCTCCACAAATTTATCTTCTTCAGGTTCAAATAGATCGGATGAAGAAATTAATCTAGCCTTGAATGAGGCCAATTGAGAAAAAGATGCTTTTTCGGTTGAATTTGAAGGCTGAGGTTCATCGATTTCGAATGCTAAAACATCAACCACGAGGTCAaattcttcagtcaaagcaggGATTGCTTCGCTTGGGACTTCTTGTGCTATCAGACCGGTTGATGGATTCTCAGCAACAAAAGGGACTAGAGGCAGAGAAACAATAGTTACACCGTCATCCTTGGGAGTAGGAGGTGAAAAAAGTAACGGTTCTTGAATAGTGCCTTGAGCAGTATGCAATAACAGATTCAGACTTTGAAGGAGAATAAGTCTCCATGTGATTTGTGTCCTGATCAAAGTCAGAAAAAGATTGCACAACTTCTTCAGCAGAGATGAGTTGTACTTCTGAAAGACCAATATGCACTGAGAGAAGAGGCATAACTGGTTCAGAATCTAGAACAAATGTATCTTCCTCATGGATCTTGTGAGGAGCGATAGAGGGGCCTGGTTCATCTTATTGACAGATTGTCTCAGTAATGGGAATATCCTTTGTTATAATGATCTCGGAAGTTGGTAGGATGTGGACCGTAGCACTGATCATAGCAGTTTCAAATGGTACCTCTACAGTCACAGAAGTAGTAAGTATAACAGGGGATGAAGATGGTGGTACCTGAGTTGTGGATGGATCTTTGATGGTCTCAGAAACCAGCACGTCATCAAGGTTCAAGTCTGAGTCAAACTTGCCCTTTTCTCCAACCTCAGGCAATTGAAATTCCTGTCGCTTTTGAGTGACCATCATTTAGAGTGAGAGAGCGTCCATCTCaagttgagaaatgaaagacaAGTCATCTTTTACGATTGGGCAAGTAGGAAACATAATTGTTCCTCTTCAATTGAATCAGTGCTCGGAGAGCACTTTCCTTCATCTGTAATTCCAAGAAGTCTCTTCAAATTAGAGGGGTTAGGATATCATATGCTTCCGTCCATTCCAAATGGAGATTTCAAGTTTGGCAGATGCTTTGATCTTGCCGGTTTGAATAAGCGAGTCGAAGGTTGTGACCGTTCGAAATTCAACCCATCTATCAAACATTTCCATTTTCTGCTGAACGATCTCGTTCACTCGCTCGCTTGTCAGAACAATGGCAGTGTGAAAATTGTTGTCTTTTGGTGGATCCTCGAACAAAACTTTCTTCCCCTTTTCTGTGGGATGAATGAGGAAAATACTGGAGAAGGAGGATGTCATCTATGGTTTAGCAATCTTGATCCTTTTGAGTTTTGTTGCTTTAATTGCGGGGATCGAAGGAGGAATCAACGGTGTAGAAAGATGCTTGATCATCTTGATTTTTGCAGCTTTGGGCTTTTCTGACCATTTCTTCTTAAAGACTTGTGATACCAGTATATCATCTTTTGATTCTTCATCTGAGCTGGATTTCACAGCTTTCTCTTAGTACCTTTGGGAAGCACATGCGTCTTTTTTTGCTTAATGAATTCAATCTCAGTTTCTGTTTTGACAGACACAATCTCCTCATCGGTTGgaagatttttttaataaaattttcaaccgTTTTCCAGTTGAATAGCTTGATCTCTCCAACTTCAACCATGTCCACCATTGGACTCCCTTCTGAATCAGTAGATGGCAGATTTGAACTGAAAATCTTGAGACTGATTCTCTTTCTTTATCATGGCAGCCAGTGTCTTGAACAGGACATCAGACcagttgattttaagatttgATGCAATAGTGGCCATGAGAAGGAACTTTTCCAGAGTTATTTTGTCATATGAATCGGCCTTGGCGAGAATCCCCTTCGCCGCTACATCAACCAACAGTCTGAATTCAATCTTCAGATCTCATTTTTAGCACGTTGGAGAAGAGATCAGGGAGTCAGAGAGAGAGAATTCAGTGTTGCCATCTGGAAGAGTAGTAAAGTTGGTAATTTCAGCAACTGGTAGCTTAAACAAATCAGCAAACATCTTTTGTGTGATGCGGAGATTCTTTTCTTGAACGACCAGAAGATTTCCCCATTTTTCATATAGGCTGTGTCGAAGAATTCCTTCAAAATGGTTTCTGAGAATTTCTCGCTACATCCCATAAATGAACGAAGACCAGAATTTACGAGCATTTGAAACATAGATTGCATCAGCTTATTGGTCATGGATAGTACTGATGCAAAGTTGATGACAATGGTGTTGTGAGCAATAAATGCAGCCATTTGCGCCAGAAATAAAGTAGgttgaaatgataaaatctgcAAGACAATCTTGACAAGAAAAAATCTTAGAATAATCAAACGAGAAAATAGTAAATGATTGTAATAGGTTAAATAATAATGGAAAGTTCATGTGTGTATATCCGGTTCGATGAAACACATATCAGTCCACGTGGAGGACTACCAGTGGAgggattttaaaatttgaaaaatttcctGCATCGGTATAATgagttatttcaaattttaagaaGATAGCCGTCACGTCATATA is a window encoding:
- the LOC142550856 gene encoding GRAS family protein RAD1-like, with product MMNGWQYFPTLENFDQDSAIRQFCPARVEQEQGEEWGGISQDEEMDMWPTCMDGVIELPPTEVEEIVDTFFNVECFERDNANKSSDGGNDIFGGFQEESPLQFSILDDFCYEADVPLMVEEDETKDYGLFVPCESAGYEMTDGVDQGLQLVHLLLACAEAVGCRDTQLAISILAQIWPCVNPWGDSLQRVSHYFAKGLSSRLSFLQKVNPNGSFTSVIGEVSLITREEKSDAFSLLHLMTPYIGFGFLAANDAISQAAIGKDSLHIVDLGIEHNLQWPSLVRTLARRSEGGPKFIRITGIIGDEDPMDLENSMKGLCEEANSLGICLEYHLLAEKVSISSLTREKLELREGEALFVNAMMHLHKHVKESRGSLKTILQSIKKLNPALLTVVEQDANHNGPFFLGRFLESLHYYSAIFDSLEASYPRSSPQRIMIEEFHFAEEIRNVVAYEGSNRIERHERADQWRRQLGRAGFQVVGLKCLNQAKLLVSDYGCDGYTVGSEKGFLQLGWKGRPIMLASAWQVNN